In Nitrosospira briensis C-128, a genomic segment contains:
- a CDS encoding efflux RND transporter periplasmic adaptor subunit, with product MNLTIQRLTASVIRDGTRIIRMSVGSLLIVLAACSEKAPPSSAQPAPEVEVITVTTQTVPDEPEFIGRTEAFRPVEIRPQVTGIIQKIFFTEGRNIRKGEQLYLIDPVPFKAAYLSASARVAQAQARLVQAEQDLVRVKPLLEEQAVSKKNVDDAVAETLAAKAALEAARSDLVKAKFDMDNTLITAPVSGRVGRSQFYEGRLVSAQTTLLTTIDQLDPMYVNVSVPESYLLRRRRDLAEHRIERPSIFQLRGVMTFSDGSVYPGEGLLDFADVNLRSETGMLQTRFTFPNPEGGFAPGQSYFYPGQFVKIRLKGYIRPDAILIPQRAVQQMPTGSFVYVIGEGDKAELRPVQASLWYENEWLIDDGLRPGERVVVEGFHRVRPGAQVTAVPFQDGKTPNSRLEEKPTQNAP from the coding sequence ATGAATCTGACAATTCAGCGGTTAACAGCATCAGTCATCCGGGACGGAACCCGCATCATTCGCATGAGCGTAGGGTCGCTCCTGATCGTCCTCGCCGCTTGCTCGGAGAAAGCACCGCCCAGCTCGGCCCAGCCTGCCCCTGAAGTAGAAGTGATTACCGTAACCACGCAAACGGTCCCGGACGAACCGGAGTTTATCGGACGAACGGAGGCTTTCCGCCCGGTGGAGATTCGGCCGCAGGTTACCGGCATCATTCAAAAAATATTTTTTACCGAAGGCCGGAATATTCGCAAAGGTGAACAGTTGTACCTTATCGACCCTGTTCCCTTCAAAGCCGCTTATCTCAGCGCCAGCGCACGCGTGGCCCAGGCTCAGGCGCGCCTGGTGCAGGCGGAGCAGGATCTGGTCCGTGTAAAGCCCCTTCTCGAGGAACAGGCTGTCAGCAAAAAAAACGTCGACGATGCCGTAGCCGAGACACTGGCGGCCAAAGCCGCGCTGGAAGCGGCGCGCAGCGACTTGGTGAAGGCAAAATTCGATATGGACAATACGCTGATCACGGCGCCGGTAAGCGGCCGAGTCGGCCGTAGCCAGTTCTACGAAGGAAGGCTCGTCTCCGCACAGACGACCCTTTTGACGACTATCGATCAGCTGGACCCCATGTACGTCAATGTGAGCGTCCCGGAAAGCTATCTCCTCCGGCGGCGCCGCGATCTTGCCGAACACAGGATCGAGAGACCGAGTATTTTTCAGTTACGGGGCGTGATGACCTTTTCCGACGGGAGCGTATACCCGGGAGAAGGACTACTTGATTTTGCGGATGTCAACTTACGATCCGAGACAGGCATGCTACAGACGCGATTCACATTTCCCAATCCGGAAGGAGGCTTTGCGCCGGGGCAGTCCTATTTTTATCCTGGGCAGTTCGTCAAAATTCGCCTCAAGGGGTATATCCGACCTGATGCGATCCTCATCCCGCAACGAGCCGTTCAACAGATGCCTACCGGATCGTTTGTCTATGTGATCGGCGAGGGTGACAAGGCGGAGCTTCGCCCGGTTCAGGCAAGTTTATGGTACGAAAACGAGTGGTTGATCGACGACGGCCTCCGGCCAGGAGAACGGGTGGTGGTGGAGGGCTTCCATCGGGTTCGACCAGGGGCTCAGGTGACCGCTGTCCCATTCCAGGATGGAAAGACTCCAAATAGTCGTCTGGAGGAAAAACCCACGCAGAACGCACCATGA
- a CDS encoding multidrug efflux RND transporter permease subunit translates to MSSHFFIDRPIFASVLSIIIVVLGLVSLQKLPIAQFPQITPPMVQIDADYPGASAEIVAEAVARPIEVQLPGIDNLLYYDSTSTNDGHMTMRLTFEIGTDVDIAQVQTQNRQRLAEPQLPDEVIRQGVTVKKTSPDLLAVIMLSSTDPRHETVFLSNYALLRVLDNVKRIPGVGDAIIFGAQNYSMRLILNPVRMAQLDITPTEIAAVVREQNRDFPAGRIGREPTPKGTELTIPVITRGRMSEVKEFEDMIVRAYPDGSMVRMRDIARVELGAQSYDLEGRWNGQPNAFLLTFLSPGANALETVKHVRQEMEKLARSFPAGVSYDIPYDTTTFIDVSIKEVVKTLIEATLLVILVVFLFLQSWRATLIPAVAVPISLIGTLAGMEALGFSINTLTLFGMVLAIGIVVDDAIVVVENVERHMTKGGLSPRDAAKKAMDEVTGPVVAIVLVLAAVFVPVAFLGGITGELYKQFAITIALSVAISGFVALTLSPALCALVLKPGHDSANKFWNIFNRSFDWIQGRYVGTVGTILKRSLIALAIFGALIIVILGLFKTIPGSFLPEEDQGYFITIVQLPEGASKTRTIEVLKKIETYFRANPAVHSTDVLAGQNFVFGTRGTNQATMFVPLQHWDTRTDPSDQVPGLIAAALGEFAKIPEALILAFNAPSIPGLGSTGGFSLQLQDPSGGDFTEFAAVAQEFVAKAVEYPAIAAANTNFRVSTPRLYAQVDRERAKALGVPISEVFDTMQAYFGNLYVNDFVKFGRVYRVQTEALPEYRSRPDDISKVYVRAQNGTEHTMIPLDSVVSTEFSSGPDPVTHFNGFNTALVLGGAAPGYSSGQALAALEQAANEILIPRGYTIDWSGISFQEQKAGGQSIMVFAFALLMVFLVLAALYESWSVPFAVILAIPFGVLGALLAIWVRGLTNDIYFQIGLITLIGLTAKNAILIVEFANQRYAEGVPLVDAALEAARLRFRPIIMTSMAFILGVFPLVVASGAGAASRNSIGTGVFGGMLAATFLAIFFVPLFFVMIGKITRRGKQPTAEPQQIEAGDLYPEEKS, encoded by the coding sequence ATGAGTTCCCATTTTTTTATCGATCGTCCAATTTTTGCCTCGGTCCTGTCCATCATTATTGTCGTGCTGGGTCTGGTGTCTTTGCAAAAGCTGCCGATAGCGCAATTTCCGCAAATTACGCCACCCATGGTGCAGATTGATGCGGATTATCCCGGCGCAAGCGCGGAAATTGTCGCCGAAGCGGTAGCGCGTCCGATCGAGGTACAGCTTCCCGGAATCGACAATCTCCTCTACTACGACTCCACCAGTACGAATGATGGGCACATGACGATGAGGCTCACGTTCGAGATCGGAACTGATGTGGATATCGCGCAGGTCCAGACGCAGAACCGGCAACGCCTTGCCGAACCCCAACTGCCCGATGAAGTCATCCGTCAGGGGGTGACCGTAAAAAAGACGTCGCCGGATCTGCTGGCGGTCATCATGCTGAGCTCCACCGATCCCAGGCATGAGACGGTTTTTCTCTCGAACTATGCCCTGCTTCGCGTTCTCGACAACGTCAAACGAATCCCCGGTGTCGGCGACGCCATCATCTTCGGCGCGCAAAATTATTCGATGCGGTTGATCCTCAATCCCGTCCGCATGGCGCAACTCGATATCACGCCGACCGAAATTGCGGCTGTGGTTCGCGAGCAGAATCGGGATTTCCCAGCCGGGAGAATAGGTCGCGAACCCACGCCCAAAGGCACCGAGCTTACCATTCCCGTCATTACGCGTGGCCGAATGAGCGAGGTCAAGGAATTCGAGGATATGATCGTTCGAGCTTATCCGGACGGTTCCATGGTCCGAATGAGGGATATCGCACGGGTGGAGCTGGGTGCTCAATCCTATGACCTTGAAGGGCGATGGAACGGGCAGCCGAACGCGTTCCTGCTGACCTTTCTTTCTCCGGGCGCCAATGCGCTCGAGACGGTCAAGCATGTTCGCCAGGAAATGGAAAAACTGGCCAGAAGCTTTCCGGCGGGCGTGTCCTATGATATTCCCTACGACACGACCACATTCATTGATGTCTCTATCAAAGAAGTGGTGAAAACCCTTATTGAAGCGACGCTCCTGGTCATCCTGGTCGTCTTTCTTTTTCTGCAGAGCTGGCGTGCGACGCTCATCCCGGCCGTCGCCGTTCCAATTTCCCTCATTGGAACGCTGGCAGGGATGGAAGCGCTGGGATTCTCGATCAATACGCTGACCTTGTTTGGCATGGTGCTGGCAATCGGCATCGTGGTGGATGATGCGATCGTTGTGGTGGAGAATGTCGAGCGGCATATGACCAAGGGAGGTTTGTCACCCAGGGACGCAGCCAAAAAAGCCATGGACGAGGTAACGGGGCCCGTGGTTGCAATTGTCCTTGTGCTGGCTGCCGTGTTTGTTCCGGTCGCTTTTCTAGGCGGAATTACCGGTGAGCTGTATAAACAGTTTGCCATCACCATTGCCCTGTCCGTGGCCATTTCCGGGTTCGTGGCGCTTACGCTCAGCCCCGCGCTTTGCGCACTGGTCCTCAAGCCAGGTCACGACTCGGCCAATAAGTTCTGGAATATTTTCAACCGGTCGTTTGACTGGATTCAGGGCCGCTACGTTGGAACCGTCGGGACGATCCTGAAGCGATCCTTGATTGCTCTGGCCATCTTCGGAGCGCTGATAATCGTCATCCTCGGGCTGTTCAAAACCATTCCGGGCAGTTTCCTTCCGGAAGAAGATCAAGGCTATTTTATTACGATCGTCCAATTGCCGGAGGGCGCATCCAAAACACGGACGATCGAGGTCCTGAAAAAAATAGAAACCTATTTCCGGGCAAATCCCGCGGTCCATTCGACGGATGTCCTGGCGGGTCAGAATTTTGTGTTCGGCACACGGGGAACGAATCAAGCAACGATGTTCGTGCCGCTGCAACATTGGGATACGCGAACAGATCCCAGCGACCAGGTCCCGGGTCTTATTGCGGCGGCTCTCGGGGAATTTGCCAAAATCCCCGAGGCCTTGATTCTTGCATTTAATGCGCCTTCCATCCCGGGTCTGGGTTCCACAGGAGGTTTCTCGCTTCAATTGCAAGATCCCAGCGGCGGCGATTTTACCGAGTTCGCCGCCGTCGCTCAGGAGTTTGTAGCCAAGGCGGTGGAATACCCTGCGATCGCGGCTGCCAATACAAATTTTCGGGTAAGCACCCCACGGCTGTATGCCCAGGTAGACCGTGAGCGGGCTAAAGCGCTGGGGGTGCCCATTTCTGAAGTCTTCGATACCATGCAGGCTTATTTTGGAAATCTGTATGTCAACGATTTTGTGAAATTCGGCCGCGTCTACCGGGTGCAAACAGAGGCGCTACCGGAGTATCGTTCCCGCCCGGACGACATCAGCAAAGTATATGTGCGCGCCCAGAATGGTACGGAACATACTATGATCCCGCTGGACTCGGTCGTGTCAACCGAATTCAGCAGCGGCCCGGACCCGGTTACGCATTTCAATGGCTTCAATACCGCGCTCGTACTGGGCGGCGCCGCGCCGGGATACAGCTCGGGACAGGCGCTGGCAGCGCTGGAGCAAGCAGCAAATGAAATCCTGATACCTCGCGGTTATACGATCGACTGGAGCGGGATATCATTTCAGGAGCAGAAGGCTGGAGGACAGTCCATCATGGTATTTGCCTTCGCTCTGCTCATGGTCTTTCTGGTGCTGGCCGCGCTGTACGAAAGCTGGTCCGTTCCCTTCGCAGTCATTCTTGCGATACCTTTCGGGGTCCTGGGAGCGCTACTGGCCATATGGGTTCGCGGGTTAACCAATGACATCTATTTTCAGATCGGATTGATAACGTTGATCGGTCTCACGGCAAAAAACGCAATCCTGATTGTCGAGTTTGCGAATCAGCGATATGCTGAAGGCGTGCCGCTGGTCGATGCCGCGCTCGAAGCGGCACGCCTTCGTTTCCGACCTATCATCATGACCTCCATGGCCTTCATCCTGGGGGTGTTTCCGCTTGTGGTGGCGTCGGGGGCAGGCGCAGCAAGCCGGAATTCCATCGGCACGGGCGTGTTCGGCGGGATGCTGGCCGCCACATTCCTGGCCATTTTTTTTGTACCGCTCTTTTTTGTCATGATAGGCAAGATCACTCGGCGAGGTAAGCAACCAACCGCTGAGCCTCAACAGATTGAGGCTGGCGATTTATATCCTGAAGAAAAATCATAG
- a CDS encoding LysR family transcriptional regulator, which translates to MLHLTLRQLKVFESVASHLSFSRAAESLFLTQPAVSMQIKQLEQSIGLPLFEQMGKKIYLTDAGRELYHYSRAISQQLADMELALDELKGLERGKLNIAVVSTANYFAPHLLARFCQRYSGVTVSLNVANRETVLKQLSDNAVDMAIMGQPPDGPDIASESFMENPLVVIAPPNHPLCKMRRIPVKRLEQETFLVREPGSGTRGAMERFFAAHHIAINRGMETDTSEAIKQAVQAGMGLGIMSLHTAELELETKRLSILDVQDFPIIRHWHVVHRKNKRLSSVAQAFREFLLKEAPALMPEITGVKH; encoded by the coding sequence ATGCTACATCTCACTCTGAGGCAATTAAAGGTTTTCGAATCCGTGGCCAGCCACCTGAGCTTTTCGCGTGCGGCCGAAAGCCTCTTCCTGACCCAACCCGCGGTCTCGATGCAGATCAAGCAGTTGGAGCAAAGTATCGGTCTGCCGTTGTTTGAACAGATGGGCAAGAAAATCTATCTGACGGATGCCGGACGCGAACTTTATCATTACAGCCGCGCGATCTCCCAGCAACTGGCCGATATGGAACTGGCGCTCGATGAGTTGAAGGGCCTGGAGCGAGGCAAACTGAATATCGCGGTAGTGAGTACTGCCAATTATTTTGCCCCGCACCTGCTCGCAAGATTCTGCCAGCGCTATAGCGGTGTTACCGTCAGCCTGAATGTCGCTAATCGGGAGACGGTCCTGAAGCAATTATCCGACAATGCGGTTGATATGGCCATTATGGGGCAACCACCGGATGGCCCCGACATCGCTTCTGAGTCTTTTATGGAGAATCCGTTGGTGGTCATTGCGCCACCGAATCATCCCTTATGCAAGATGCGCCGTATTCCCGTAAAACGGCTGGAGCAGGAAACTTTCCTCGTGCGTGAGCCCGGTTCGGGCACGCGTGGTGCAATGGAACGTTTCTTTGCGGCGCATCATATTGCCATTAACCGGGGGATGGAAACGGATACCAGCGAGGCGATAAAGCAGGCGGTACAAGCGGGGATGGGGCTGGGCATCATGTCGTTGCATACCGCTGAGCTGGAACTGGAGACAAAGCGTCTCTCGATTCTGGATGTGCAGGATTTTCCAATCATTCGCCATTGGCATGTGGTGCACCGAAAAAACAAGCGGCTTTCTAGCGTAGCGCAAGCATTCAGGGAGTTTTTATTGAAGGAGGCCCCAGCGCTGATGCCGGAAATAACAGGAGTGAAACACTGA
- a CDS encoding ribulose-bisphosphate carboxylase large subunit codes for MSEELTGKERYKSGVLPYKKMGYWDSDYVPKDTDVIAVFRITPQPGVDHEEAAAAVAGESSTATWTVVWTDRLTAAELYRAKAYRSELVPNTGPGTKNEPQYFAYIAYDLDLFEGGSIANLTASIIGNVFGFKAVKALRLEDMRIPVAYLKTFQGPATGIVVERERLDKFGRPLLGATTKPKLGLSGRNYGRVVYEGLKGGLDFMKDDENINSQAFMHWRDRFLYCMEAVNKASAATGEVKGHYLNVTAGTMEEMYERAEFAKSLGSIIIMIDLVIGYTAIQSMAKWARQNDMILHLHRAGNSTYSRQKNHGMNFRVICKWMRMAGVDHIHAGTVVGKLEGDPLMIKGFYDTLRDTHTPKNLETGLFFEQDWASLNKVMPVASGGIHAGQMHQLLDYLGEDVILQFGGGTIGHPMGIQAGAVANRVALEAMVLARNEGRDYVNEGPKILEAAAKWCTPLKQALDTWKDITFNYESTDTADFVPSTTASV; via the coding sequence ATGAGTGAAGAATTAACCGGCAAGGAACGCTACAAATCCGGCGTACTGCCCTACAAAAAAATGGGTTACTGGGATTCCGATTACGTACCCAAAGATACGGATGTCATTGCTGTGTTTCGTATTACCCCTCAGCCAGGGGTGGACCATGAGGAAGCCGCCGCCGCTGTTGCCGGCGAATCTTCCACCGCAACCTGGACCGTGGTATGGACCGACCGGCTGACCGCCGCCGAGCTCTACCGCGCCAAGGCCTATCGCTCCGAGCTGGTGCCCAACACCGGGCCAGGCACCAAGAACGAGCCTCAGTATTTCGCCTACATCGCCTACGATCTGGACTTGTTCGAAGGCGGTTCCATTGCCAACCTGACCGCATCGATCATTGGCAACGTATTTGGTTTCAAGGCCGTAAAAGCACTACGTCTGGAAGACATGCGCATTCCGGTCGCTTACCTGAAAACTTTCCAGGGTCCCGCTACCGGGATCGTGGTAGAACGCGAACGCCTCGACAAATTCGGACGTCCGTTGCTGGGCGCCACCACCAAACCGAAGCTGGGTTTATCAGGACGTAATTATGGGCGCGTAGTCTATGAAGGGCTCAAGGGTGGTCTCGACTTCATGAAAGACGACGAGAATATCAATTCTCAGGCCTTTATGCACTGGCGCGACCGTTTTCTGTATTGCATGGAAGCTGTCAACAAGGCGTCCGCTGCGACAGGTGAAGTCAAGGGCCACTACCTGAACGTCACGGCAGGCACGATGGAAGAAATGTACGAGCGCGCTGAATTCGCTAAATCGCTGGGCTCGATCATCATCATGATTGATCTGGTGATCGGCTACACGGCCATCCAGTCGATGGCCAAATGGGCACGCCAGAACGACATGATTCTGCACCTGCACCGTGCCGGCAACTCAACCTACTCGCGCCAGAAGAATCACGGCATGAATTTCCGCGTGATCTGCAAATGGATGCGTATGGCGGGCGTGGATCATATACATGCGGGTACGGTCGTTGGGAAGCTTGAGGGTGACCCACTCATGATCAAAGGCTTTTACGACACATTGCGCGACACGCATACTCCGAAGAATCTCGAAACCGGCCTGTTCTTCGAGCAGGACTGGGCTTCTCTGAACAAGGTCATGCCGGTCGCTTCAGGCGGCATTCACGCGGGTCAGATGCACCAGTTGCTTGATTATCTCGGCGAAGACGTGATATTGCAGTTTGGCGGTGGAACGATCGGTCACCCAATGGGCATACAGGCCGGTGCTGTTGCCAATCGTGTTGCGCTGGAAGCGATGGTCCTGGCGCGTAATGAAGGTCGCGATTACGTGAATGAAGGCCCCAAGATTCTCGAAGCCGCAGCCAAATGGTGCACGCCGCTCAAGCAAGCGCTGGATACCTGGAAAGACATCACCTTCAACTACGAATCCACTGATACTGCCGATTTTGTGCCGTCCACCACGGCCAGCGTTTAA
- a CDS encoding ribulose bisphosphate carboxylase small subunit, with protein MMTNVGNLVTQGQFSFLPPLTDKQISAQIKYALKNNWAIGIEYTDDPHPRNTYWEMFGNPMFDLKDPAGILGEINDCRKTYPNHYIRVTAFNSTRGVESPTMSYIVNRPKTEPGFGVVRQETEGRCIRYTIHSYATDKPEAERY; from the coding sequence ATGATGACCAATGTAGGAAATCTCGTCACGCAGGGGCAGTTTTCTTTCCTGCCCCCATTGACGGACAAACAAATCTCGGCGCAAATTAAATATGCGCTGAAGAACAATTGGGCAATAGGCATTGAATATACCGATGACCCGCATCCACGCAACACTTATTGGGAGATGTTTGGCAATCCGATGTTCGATCTGAAGGATCCCGCCGGCATATTGGGCGAGATCAATGACTGCCGTAAAACCTATCCGAATCATTACATACGGGTAACGGCATTCAACTCCACTCGTGGAGTCGAGAGTCCAACCATGTCGTACATCGTCAACCGTCCCAAAACCGAACCGGGCTTTGGCGTGGTACGTCAGGAAACGGAAGGTCGCTGCATTCGCTACACCATTCATTCCTACGCAACCGACAAACCGGAAGCCGAGCGGTATTAA
- the cbbX gene encoding CbbX protein translates to MKKPSKEPISSDDDNPVDLAAEFRDSNIKEVLDKLDLELIGLKPVKTRIRETAALLLVDRLRKKLDLTAGAPSLHMCFTGNPGTGKTTVALRMSEILHRLGYVREGHLVSVTRDDLVGQYIGHTAPKTKEVLKKAMGGVLFIDEAYYLYKPENERDYGAESIEILLQAMENNREDLVVILAGYKDRMDKFFHSNPGMRSRIAHHIDFPDYGADELVAIAKLMLAAQNYRFSPEGEKAFREYIGLRMKLEHFANARSVRNALDRARLRQANRLFAGAKKNLSRIDLMTIEAEDIRASRVFKEGAVDLDGDEGANVIPSIG, encoded by the coding sequence GTGAAAAAACCTTCAAAAGAACCCATTTCTTCGGATGATGATAATCCGGTCGATCTGGCTGCGGAATTTCGCGACTCCAACATCAAGGAGGTGTTGGACAAGCTGGATCTCGAGTTGATCGGCCTTAAGCCGGTTAAAACGCGTATTCGCGAAACAGCTGCGCTGTTGCTTGTCGATCGCCTGCGCAAAAAACTGGATCTGACCGCCGGCGCACCCAGCCTGCACATGTGTTTCACCGGCAACCCCGGTACCGGGAAGACAACCGTGGCGTTACGCATGTCCGAAATCCTGCACCGCCTGGGATATGTGCGTGAAGGGCATCTTGTCTCGGTCACACGTGATGACCTGGTGGGTCAATATATCGGCCACACCGCACCTAAAACCAAAGAGGTATTGAAGAAAGCAATGGGCGGCGTCCTGTTCATTGACGAAGCCTACTATCTTTATAAACCCGAGAATGAACGCGACTATGGTGCCGAATCGATAGAGATTCTGTTACAGGCCATGGAGAACAACCGGGAAGACCTGGTTGTAATATTGGCTGGCTACAAAGACCGGATGGATAAATTTTTCCATAGCAACCCGGGCATGCGTTCGCGCATAGCGCATCATATCGACTTCCCGGACTATGGCGCCGATGAGTTGGTCGCCATCGCCAAGCTCATGCTGGCTGCGCAAAACTACCGCTTCAGCCCGGAGGGCGAGAAAGCTTTTCGCGAATATATCGGGCTAAGAATGAAGCTGGAGCATTTTGCGAATGCCCGTTCCGTTCGCAATGCGCTTGATCGAGCGCGGCTGCGCCAAGCCAATCGCCTGTTCGCCGGGGCGAAGAAAAACCTTTCGCGAATAGATCTGATGACTATCGAAGCCGAAGACATCCGCGCAAGCCGGGTGTTCAAGGAAGGCGCGGTAGATCTGGATGGCGATGAGGGAGCGAATGTGATACCGTCAATCGGTTGA
- a CDS encoding ABCB family ABC transporter ATP-binding protein/permease produces MRPTRLEKPSANRNDLQTIRSLLPYLWEFKGRVITALTLLILAKLANVSVPLILKEIIDALDRPRALMVLPALMLLGYGILRLCSTLFGELRDAVFAKVTQRAIRRVAIRVFNHLHALSLRFHLERQTGGVSRDIERGTRGISFLLNFMLFNILPTLLEIGLVAAILLSRYDIWFSVVIFATLAAYIALTLIVTEWRMIFRRTMNDMDSKANTQAIDSLLNYETVKYFGNESWEARRYDEHMQKWETAAVRNQTSLAALNSGQSAIIAVGVTLLLWLAADGVIEGTMSLGDLVLVNTFMLQLYMPLHFLGFVYREIKHSLADMEKMFSLLAENEEIKDKSDAADLIPEHAAVRFEEVNFSYEPNRQILFNVSFDIPAGRNVAVVGHSGSGKSTLARLLFRFYDINSGRILINNQDIRDVTQQSLRAAVGIVPQDTVLFNDSIYYNIAYGRPDAAREEVLEAARLAHIHDFIESLPGKYETTVGERGLKLSGGEKQRVAIARAILKNPKIIIFDEATSALDSKSEKAIQAELKRIAVDRTTLTIAHRLSTIADADQILVMDSGSIIERGTHWELLAANGTYAHMWELQQQEEQTRQLLDGTEAHVDTIASSG; encoded by the coding sequence ATGCGTCCCACCCGCCTGGAAAAACCATCCGCCAATCGCAACGATTTGCAGACTATTCGTTCTTTGCTGCCCTATCTGTGGGAATTCAAAGGCCGGGTAATCACGGCACTGACACTGCTGATCCTGGCCAAGCTCGCCAACGTATCTGTACCGCTGATTCTCAAGGAAATCATAGACGCGCTTGACCGTCCGCGCGCGCTGATGGTTCTGCCGGCTCTGATGCTCTTGGGTTACGGTATCTTGCGCCTGTGCAGCACGCTGTTCGGTGAACTGCGCGATGCCGTATTCGCCAAGGTGACACAGCGCGCCATTCGGCGGGTAGCAATCAGAGTGTTCAACCACTTGCATGCATTGTCGCTGCGTTTTCACCTGGAACGTCAAACAGGCGGCGTCTCCCGCGACATCGAACGCGGCACGCGAGGTATCTCGTTTTTGCTTAACTTCATGTTGTTCAACATTCTGCCTACGCTGCTGGAAATCGGCTTGGTAGCCGCTATTCTTCTCTCCAGATACGACATTTGGTTCTCCGTGGTTATTTTTGCGACGCTGGCTGCCTATATTGCACTCACGCTGATCGTTACCGAGTGGCGCATGATCTTTCGTCGCACCATGAACGACATGGATTCGAAAGCCAATACCCAGGCCATAGACAGTTTGCTGAACTATGAAACAGTCAAATATTTTGGCAATGAGTCATGGGAGGCGCGGCGCTACGACGAGCATATGCAAAAGTGGGAGACTGCGGCCGTGCGAAACCAGACTTCGCTGGCAGCGCTCAATTCCGGGCAAAGTGCCATCATCGCGGTCGGTGTCACCCTGCTGCTGTGGTTGGCAGCGGATGGCGTCATCGAGGGCACCATGTCGTTAGGCGATCTCGTACTGGTCAACACCTTTATGCTCCAGCTATATATGCCTCTGCATTTTCTGGGATTCGTTTATCGCGAAATCAAGCATTCCCTGGCGGATATGGAAAAAATGTTCAGCTTATTGGCGGAGAATGAGGAGATAAAAGACAAATCAGACGCAGCCGATCTCATTCCCGAACATGCAGCGGTTCGCTTTGAGGAAGTGAATTTTAGCTATGAGCCCAATCGCCAGATTCTGTTTAACGTGAGCTTCGACATACCGGCTGGGCGTAACGTAGCAGTGGTCGGACATAGCGGATCCGGTAAGTCGACATTGGCCCGCCTGCTGTTCCGTTTCTACGATATCAACAGCGGCCGTATTTTGATAAACAATCAGGATATTCGCGATGTCACTCAACAAAGCCTGCGTGCAGCGGTGGGCATCGTGCCCCAGGACACCGTGCTGTTCAATGACAGTATTTATTACAATATTGCCTACGGGCGCCCGGATGCTGCCCGCGAAGAAGTACTCGAAGCCGCCAGGCTGGCGCACATTCACGACTTCATCGAAAGCCTGCCGGGAAAGTATGAAACTACGGTAGGAGAACGAGGATTGAAACTTTCGGGTGGAGAAAAACAACGTGTCGCGATTGCACGCGCAATTCTGAAAAATCCCAAAATTATTATTTTCGATGAGGCCACGTCGGCACTCGATTCAAAATCGGAAAAAGCCATCCAGGCAGAGTTGAAGCGTATTGCCGTGGATCGGACTACACTGACCATTGCGCATCGATTGTCCACTATCGCGGATGCCGACCAGATTCTGGTCATGGACAGCGGTAGTATTATTGAACGTGGCACCCACTGGGAGCTGCTTGCAGCAAACGGTACCTATGCCCACATGTGGGAACTGCAACAGCAGGAAGAACAAACAAGACAACTGCTGGATGGTACCGAAGCGCACGTGGATACCATTGCGAGCTCGGGTTAG